The nucleotide window aatccaataccccttTCTTCTATCATCCCACTCccactttattttttttaactaactAATTATAATTATTTTACTTTTGTTTTTTTACTAACTCGTAAGGAAGCATCCATCCTATGATAAGTTTGCATCCTTCTTAATCTAATTATCATTTTATAACCTTTTTAACCAGAAAGACAAACTAAATAATTAGCATATTTATTTCAACGGACAACAAAAACAATTTATTAGCAGGGGCATAAATTACAAGATGTTGAGCCCAGAAAATACATCCACCAATTACATATCACACTAGAAAAGGGATCAAACTAACAATCAGGACAACATATTCAATAGATGCATTTGTATATAATCTAGGAATAATGTATGTTCATAAAACTGAAATCGAAGTGAATGATCGGTACCAAGTCAAGTTTTAATGTTTGATTAGTTTTTTATGTTTCGTAGTTTGTGAGATGAgttgattaaaaaaataaacgTAAAATAATTATAAAGagttaaaaaaaaactacacAATGAGTTGATTGAAGAAAATAATAAGATTAAATGTTGGATTGATtagataaaaaatatataaaaatagttGATGAATTGActaaatagaaaaaaaataaacgaataacactattttggtaaataattctTAAATAATACCAAAATGGTAAATAATTTTTTCACAACATTAGagaaaaaacttaaaaaaatttcCGTGCAAACtaagatttttttttaacttttttaaaaactACACATATGGATTGCACGTGACCCAATAGTGTCTTAAGCTCTAACTCTTATATAACCTATACATACACCATTTATGTATGTAATAATCCTTGTGTGTAAAGTGTAAAACTATCCTGTTTTGACCATTGACAGTTTGACACTATCTACCCACAGCCCACCGCCGCTTCTCCGCCGCCGCCGTCGCACCACCGCCGGAGAACCACCGTGATTCAAGATTGATGTAAATCTTGCAATTTTAACCTGAAATTTTTAACCTTTTTCAACCCCACCGACAGTCAATCAAAAAGGGTTCATCTTAATAAAAAAATCCAGCCAACGATTTCCCCAAATTCATGTGAAATTACGGTTCTACCCCTCTGCGGACCCTCCAAGAACCACCGTACATGGTGGGTCCCACCTGGTTACCATCACCACCTCCTCCACATGGGCCCACTTCCTCCATATTACAACTCATACTTGTTTAACTTTCTCTCACTAAAATATCATCAACACGATCTGGGTCTGGGTCTGCATCCCTTCTTTATTACGCGTTGAGTTTtcaacactttctctctctagaaattcAACACAAATCTTTAATAACCCCCCTTTTAAAGATTcaatttttaacaatttttatcaattttaaaCACACCCCCAACTGGGTTCTCATCTCTCAATCAAGAAAGGAATCAATCAAACCTACCAAttgattattttaataaaatcttTGGTGGGTTTTTATATAATTGGGTTTTTTCGTTTCAAGAAAGTGAGAGAACAGAAGAACTCCCTAcacaagtttagagagagaaagttttaTAATTTCTTGATGGGTTTTTCCCAAAGATTTGCCctgtgaagtgtgtgtgtgtaaatTGGTGCAAGATTCAATGGATACCAAAGGGCGGCTTGTAGCAGGTTCACATAACAGGAatgagtttgttttaatcaaTGCTGATGAAGTTGGAAGAGtaagtttgtattttttttttctgggtcttttttttttcttttattctgAAATGGGTTTCAAATCTTGATCCATTTTATTGGTTAATTTGCAAAATCTTGAACTTTGAAGTGTAATTTGTGCATTTTGTATGTATTTATTTGTGTCGGTGGGTTGATTAGTGTTTAAGAAATTACCCTTTTGGATAAGATACATTGTATATATGTTAGATTTGGGTTTTATATAACACAATTCATCTAAAGGTTGTTACTTTGCTTAAATTTCCATCAATTTGGGATCCATTAGTTGACTTTTGGGATCAATTAGTTGACTTTTGGATGTCTTGATCTGAGATTGATATTGATTTTATTGGACAGGTGACATCTGTAAAAGAATTAAGTGGGCAGATATGCCAGATTTGTGGTGATGAAATCGAAATAACGGTTGATGGTGAGCCATTTGTTGCTTGCAATGAATGTGCTTTTCCAATTTGTAGACCTTGCTATGAATACGAAAGAAGAGAGGGTAATCAAGCTTGCCCTCAATGCAAAACTCGATTTAAACGGATCAAAGGTAGCGAttgttaacttttttttgtaGGAAAATAACCAAATTTTAGTCGAATTTCAAGATTTTGTGTGATTAATAAGTTGGATGATGGTTAGGGAGTCCGAGAGTTGACGGTGACGAAGATGAGGAGGGATTTGATGATCTGGACAATGAGTTCGATCTTGCTGAGTCGGTTCTTTCTGCACACCTTAATAATGGGCGGGGTCCATATGCTTCCGGTTATGCCGGTTCTGAGGTGGATGGCGCCACTCTAAAGCCCGAGATCCCTCTTCTTACTTACGGTCAAGAGGTAGTTATATAATGGCACTCTTTTCTTTGTAATTCGAATCATGTATATTGTATAGATCGGTAACAAAGTCGTAAATCTATGAAGGCGATGCAAACGTTCTATAGTTTAGGATTTTCGTCTTTTTATCATTGGTTAACATGATCATGTTTGTTTACTATAGGATGATGGGATTTCGGCTGACAAGCATGCTTTAATCATCCCTCCATTTATGAATCGGGCAAAGCGTGTTCATCCTATGCCGTTTTCTGACACTGCTTCATCGGTTTCTTGTAAGTATTAGGTTTATGATCATATTGtaaagtttcatttttttttagttttttttgatTAATTTTTGTATGTTTATTGTTGGATTTTTATGTTTTAGTGCCACCCCGACCCATGGATCCTAAGAAAGATTTGGCGGTTTATGGGTATGGAACCGTTGCGTGGAAAGATAGAATGGAGGAATGGAGAAAGAGGCAAAACGATAAACTACAAATGGTTAAGCATCAAGGTGATGGTGGTCATAACGATGGAGATGTCGATGATCCCGATATGCCAAAGTAAGTGCATTTCTTCAATAtgattttgtattattttttcaTAACTAATTATCTGTTATTTATGCATAGGATGGATGAGGGGCGGCAACCACTTTCAAGAAAGTTACCGATTTCTTCAAGCAAGATAAGTCCATACCGAATGGTGATATTGATTCGTATGGTGATTCTCGGTCTCTTTTTCCACTATAGAATCCTACACCCTGTTAACGATGCATACGCCTTGTGGCTCATATCTGTCATCTGTGAGATTTGGTTCGCGGTATCATGGATTTTTGACCAGTTCCCAAAATGGTTCCCAATTGAACGTGAAACATACTTAGATCGATTGTCACTAAGGTATGTGGGTCCTCTCTAAACTTAAATTTTTTACGGTTGATTTCTGGTTACATTTAGGGGCtttttgtttacctcttaatggggctcttaatggttcagacctcttactggttcagcacttaatgttcagactgtttgtttcacgagcagatgtctgaatggttcagacagttgtctctgaatggttaagtattatactgagtctgaatggttaagacctctaatctgaattggtcagacatttgcctctgaacggtttaGCTTTATACTAGCTCTTGATGGTTCAGAcctcagacctcttactgattcagcacttaaccattcagatgttgccaaacagccccttagccTTCTAACTGGTCAAAAAAATAAAGTTTGAAATATTACTTAGAGTAaggtacacggatggtccttgtggtttaccaaaattttgggtttggtccctagctttccaaaagtacacggatggtgtgtacggtttgcactttgtaacacatttagtcctcagccaacaaatctaaaggttttagtaggtccaagttagggactaaatgcgttacaaagtgcaaaccccatggaccatcaatgtacttttggaaaaaaatctggggactaaatgtgttacaaagtgcaaaccacagggatcatTCGTGTACTTTTGGAATGCTAGGGACCAAacccaaaattttggtaaaccatagggaccatctgtgtactttattCTATTACTTAATAAAGGAAATGGATTGAACAGACCAAAACAAACCCAAAtggtattaaaaaaaattagagcTTCACTGTAATAACatagttttttttaatcaaacTTAAAACCTCAAattttattttagagtaaattacgattttggcccctgtggttatatcacttttacccttttagccctaaaaagaattttttaacatctgagcccccaacgtctttttttctaacccttttggcccctaacgtctttttttctaacccttttggcccctaacgtctttttttctaacccttttggcccctaacatttaatggatggggttagtgttaggggccaaaagggttagaaaaaaagacgttgggggctcagatgttaaaaaattcttttttgggctaaaaggggaaaagtgatataaccacaggggctaaAATCGTAATTGTGGTCTGGTCTGACCTGATCGACCCGTTTGCTACTTTTTTATTCATCAGTTTATGTAGATTAAATTTATTAAAACTTTGTAATAGGTATGAGAAAGAGGGGAAGCCATCTGAATTGGCGCCCGTAGACGTTTTCGTGAGTACGGTGGACCCGATGAAAGAACCGCCACTAATTACCGCCAACACAGTGTTATCCATCCTGGCAGTGGATTATCCGGTAGACAAGGTGGCGTGTTACGTCTCTGATGATGGTGCTGCCATGCTTACATTTGAAGCTCTCTCGGAAACATCTGAATTCGCACGAAAGTGGGTCCCGTTTTGCAAGAAATTTAACATAGAACCACGTGCTCCCGAATGGTATTTCGCTGAAAAAGTCGATTATCTTAAGGATAAAGTACATCCCTCGTTTGTCCGGGAACGTCGTGCTATGAAAGTAAGAATATTATTGACTTACATATTGACTTTAtattcatttatttttttattatttttttttaaagctTTGGTGATGGATATGTACTAATTTTAAACTTATTGAAACACAGAGGGAGTACGAAGATTTTAAGGTGAGAATAAACGGGCTCGTGACAATGGCGCTGAAGGTTCCGGAAGACGGATGGACAATGCAAGATGGTACTCCATGGCCCGGAAATGACGTCAGGGATCATCCCGGAATGATCCAGGTAAGTATAATGGCTCCACTTTTTGGAATAATGATTTGAATATTAATTAGtgataatattttatttatcatcattatcgttaatttttttttttttttttttttttatgaaaataggTTTTTCTTGGGAACAACGGTGTCCATGACATAGAAGGGAATGAGTTGCCACGTCTTGTTTATGTTTCTCGTGAAAAGAGGCCCGGATTTGATCACCACAAGAAAGCCGGTGCCATGAATGCTTTGGTATAAACTTTTCTTGATTCTTGTTAGTTTACATGTTTAAATACATTTTCCATTGCATCTTCTaacttttgtgtttttttttatgaaGATTCGAGTGTCGGCCGTTATTTCAAATGCACCTTATATGCTCAATGTTGATTGTGATCACTACATAAACAATAGTAAAGCGCTAAGAGAATCTATGTGTTTCTTGATGGACCCCACATCCGGAAAGAAGATTTGTTACGTTCAATTTCCTCAAAGGTTCGATGGGATCGATCGTCACGACAGATACTCAAATCGCAATATTGTGTTCTTCGATGTATGTACCAAGTTACCGACCACTTTGACTTTTTTCTAGTCAATGTTAATAAGATGTAATCGTCCTAATTTCCGTTTTGTGTTTAGATTAACATGAAAGGGCTTGATGGGATCCAAGGTCCGATATATGTCGGAACGGGTTGCGTGTTTCGGAGGCAAGCTTTGTATGGTTACGATGCCCCGGCTAAGAAAAAAGCACCCGGGAAAACGTGCAATTGCTTGCCGAAATGGTTATTATGTTGTTGCTcgaaaagaaagaagaaagcgAAAGGGAAGTCGAAGGAAAAGTCAACGAAGGGCAAGAAGAGCAAAGACCCGCCTACCCAAATACACGCGTTAGAGAATATCGAAGAAGGAATCGAAGGTAAGTGTAACGCTTTAAAGGGTGCCCGAAtttgaaattttaaaattttttaagtgtaaaataaataaaaaaaatattgtctTTTTTGTAGGAATAGATAGTGAAAAGTCATCGCTTATGCCTCAAATAAAGTTCGAGAAAAAATTCGGTCAATCTCCCGTGTTTATCGCTTCGACGCTTTTGGAAGATGGAGGCGTTCCTCCGGGTGCCTCGTCAGCATCACTATTGAAAGAAGCCATTCATGTGATAAGTTGCGGTTACGAAGATAAAACCGAATGGGGAAAAGAGGTGTGAAAAACAAGAATtaattaaaaagattaaaatttACGGTATATGTaactaattattattttaaaaataggTTGGATGGATTTACGGTTCGGTCACAGAGGATATCTTAACGGGCTTCAAGATGCATTGCCACGGCTGGCGATCGGTGTATTGCATTCCAAAGAGGCCCGCATTCAAGGGTTCGGCTCCTATTAATCTTTCGGACCGTCTTCACCAAGTTCTTCGGTGGGCACTTGGGTCGGTTGAAATCTTGTTTAGCCGACATTGTCCAATTTGGTACGGTTATGGGTGTGGTTTGAAACCGTTGGAAAGGTTTTCGTACATAAACTCGGTTGTTTATCCGTTGACATCCGTTCCATTGCTTGCTTATTGTACACTTCCGGCCGTATGTCTTCTCACCGGGAAGTTTATTGTTCCCGAGGTACGAAAAACTTGAAAAACTTTCACGTTTAATAAAATCGAGGGCGAATTGCAATAAAAAATAAATACTGACGTCTTTTATGTCGTTTACAGATAAGCAATTACGCCAGCATTCTCTTCATGCTCATGTTTTTATCGATCGCGGTTACAAGTATTTTAGAAATTCAATGGGGCGGTGTCGGGATAGACGATCTATGGAGAAACGAGCAGTTTTGGGTGATCGGTGGCGTTTCGTCTCATCTTTTCGCACTGTTTCAAGGTCTTCTAAAAGTCATAGCCGGAGTCAACACAAATTTTACCGTTACCTCAAAAGCGGGTGACGACGGTGAATTTTCGGAGCTATATATGTTCAAATGGACCACCCTGTTAATTCCGCCGTTGACCCTTTTAATCATCAACATAATCGGTGTGATAGTGGGCATATCCGATGCGATTAGCAACGGGTACGAGTCGTGGGGCCCGCTTTTCGGTAGGTTGTTCTTTGCCATATGGGTGATTTTACATCTTTACCCTTTCCTTAAAGGTATGATGGGGAAACAAAGCGGCGTTCCCACGATTCTTATCGTGTGGTCTATCTTGCTGGCTTCGATTTTCTCGCTTTTatgggttcgggtcaacccgTTCTTGGATAGAGGGGGGATCGTGTTAGAAGTTTGCGGGTTGGATTGTGACTGAAGATACGAAAACCGAAGAATAGACACAAAACAGAGGATGAAAGTGAGATATGATCAGTGAATGTGTGTAGATAAAAAGGGTTGGGACCTGAGGATTGATTTTGgaaagtctttttttttttttttgttttaatatttgATTATTGATTCTTTTCAGTTTGGGTAATTTTTGTGGGTTGTGGGGGGATAGACTTCAAGAATGATGAATCTGTCTGTAATCCCAGGAAGAACATAAAAGTTTAGTTATTTTGATATAATTTAATGTTTTCTTTCTGAATAAGAGACTTGTATGTTGTATGTTCTTGAGTCTTGATTTGGTTTCCTTTGATTTTTAGCTTTtcatgttttagggcttttgattagaatgaGGATATATGTTGactgatgtaaaatttacctcgaaacAATGCTCCGAACGACAAAAACGGTGCTTCGATTTAGGTGTTTAAGCttacaattaacaaaaatcaaggcGTTTGGAGCATTGTTTCGAAGTAAATTTTACATCAGTCGAtccgtatcatcgttctgatcaaaagtccTAAAACATCGgcttgtaatttggaaaaaaaaacttaatttaagttatttttcattatacaaaaaaaaatgaaaaaagggTGGACCATTGTCGGGAGTAAAAACTAGGGATGGCAATCAGACCCGAACccgatgggtaaacccgaaacctgacacatttgggacgggtttggggtcggttaatcgggtttgggaatagtttttatttttttcgcgggtttgggacgggtttgggatttagtgatatacccgtttacccgacccaattacccgataaagtgtacccgtttacccgattgtatacctgatataatttcttttatattattaatatatgtctatatatgatacatccattttttacacatataggtattctattccgtatacattgtagttatttgatatatatttttataataacaatacaaaatgtaaccggttagtagttacccgatagatACCCAATGAGTAAGATGGAtatacccaacgagtaatcttttttaaattaacgggtttacccgaaacccgggtatgcccgatacccgatgggtatttacccactagaaacccgacgggttttgggacgggtttgggacaaacttatctaatcgggtttgggtttgggattacctaaacccgtcccaaacccgacccattgccatccctagtaAAAACTCAGTTGAGGTTATTATTGGCAAAAACagtgagtttcgagtttcgaatATTTAAATCCACTTTGCCAATTAATAGttttatgaatatgaatatgaatatgaat belongs to Helianthus annuus cultivar XRQ/B chromosome 5, HanXRQr2.0-SUNRISE, whole genome shotgun sequence and includes:
- the LOC110942291 gene encoding cellulose synthase A catalytic subunit 5 [UDP-forming]; protein product: MDTKGRLVAGSHNRNEFVLINADEVGRVTSVKELSGQICQICGDEIEITVDGEPFVACNECAFPICRPCYEYERREGNQACPQCKTRFKRIKGSPRVDGDEDEEGFDDLDNEFDLAESVLSAHLNNGRGPYASGYAGSEVDGATLKPEIPLLTYGQEDDGISADKHALIIPPFMNRAKRVHPMPFSDTASSVSLPPRPMDPKKDLAVYGYGTVAWKDRMEEWRKRQNDKLQMVKHQGDGGHNDGDVDDPDMPKMDEGRQPLSRKLPISSSKISPYRMVILIRMVILGLFFHYRILHPVNDAYALWLISVICEIWFAVSWIFDQFPKWFPIERETYLDRLSLRYEKEGKPSELAPVDVFVSTVDPMKEPPLITANTVLSILAVDYPVDKVACYVSDDGAAMLTFEALSETSEFARKWVPFCKKFNIEPRAPEWYFAEKVDYLKDKVHPSFVRERRAMKREYEDFKVRINGLVTMALKVPEDGWTMQDGTPWPGNDVRDHPGMIQVFLGNNGVHDIEGNELPRLVYVSREKRPGFDHHKKAGAMNALIRVSAVISNAPYMLNVDCDHYINNSKALRESMCFLMDPTSGKKICYVQFPQRFDGIDRHDRYSNRNIVFFDINMKGLDGIQGPIYVGTGCVFRRQALYGYDAPAKKKAPGKTCNCLPKWLLCCCSKRKKKAKGKSKEKSTKGKKSKDPPTQIHALENIEEGIEGIDSEKSSLMPQIKFEKKFGQSPVFIASTLLEDGGVPPGASSASLLKEAIHVISCGYEDKTEWGKEVGWIYGSVTEDILTGFKMHCHGWRSVYCIPKRPAFKGSAPINLSDRLHQVLRWALGSVEILFSRHCPIWYGYGCGLKPLERFSYINSVVYPLTSVPLLAYCTLPAVCLLTGKFIVPEISNYASILFMLMFLSIAVTSILEIQWGGVGIDDLWRNEQFWVIGGVSSHLFALFQGLLKVIAGVNTNFTVTSKAGDDGEFSELYMFKWTTLLIPPLTLLIINIIGVIVGISDAISNGYESWGPLFGRLFFAIWVILHLYPFLKGMMGKQSGVPTILIVWSILLASIFSLLWVRVNPFLDRGGIVLEVCGLDCD